Proteins from a genomic interval of Labrus mixtus chromosome 24, fLabMix1.1, whole genome shotgun sequence:
- the LOC132959588 gene encoding semaphorin-5B-like, whose product MVTSGLGAWPLSPCGLVLIVFSSVCLSEETHVKPADCSRKEHPVVSYQALRPWVSEFSHRGAKDFSQLAIDLSRRQIVVGARNFLFRLSLSNASLIQATEWSPDEETRRSCQSKGKTEEECQNYIRVLLMSGTTLFTCGTNAFTPVCVTRQIGNMSQVLDTVNGVARCPYDPRHNSTAMVTERGELYAATVIDFSGRDPVIYRSLGNMPPLRTAQYNSKWLNEPHFVSVYEIGRFAYFFLRETAVENDCGKMVVSRVARVCKNDMGGRFLLEDTWTTFMKARLNCSRSGEIPFYFNELQSTFYLPEQELIYGIFTTNVNSISASAICAFNLSSITQAFNGPFRYQENPRTAWLSTPNPIPNFQCGTLEEGGPGGNLTERSLQDAQRLFLMNDVVQPLTTNPLFTQDNLRFSKLVVDLVQGRDRLYHVMYIGTEYGTIMKALSTTNKSLHGCYLEELRILPEGKIAPIKSLKILQGDRSLFVGLDDRLVKIPLERCSSYPTESQCLEARDPYCGWDLKQRRCTRIEESSNMNQWIQNITECPMRNLTQDGGFGPWAPWTPCNHNDGEGSVSSCMCRSRSCDGPVARCGGVECKGSTIQVANCSRNGGWTPWSSWGSCSSSCGIGFEVRQRSCNNPSPRHGGRICVGQGREERLCNDKKPCPLPVLWTAWGPWAHCSAECGGGVHSRTRTCENGNTCPGCSMEYKACNLEACPEVRRNTPWTPWIPFNVSHDGSRQEQRFRYTCRALLPDPQQLQLGKKKLETRFCPNDGSGACQTDALVEGLMKTSGHTLSQPQGVRWGLWETWSTCSLPCARGFRTRKRSCSTAEGRTNPSACVGSPVEYQDCNTQPCPVNGAWSCWSSWSPCSSSCGGGHYQRTRTCSNPLPASGGDICIGLHTEEALCNTHTCEGWGEWTGWGDCDDEGLQHRTRHCGDEQEAEPGLCQGNITQSRPCQPHEVPVILPGLESQSCGTFTLFQLVAVGLASFFAAALLSALGYSYCHHLNRPSAESAVIHPSTPNHLTYNKQGNATPKNEKYIPMEFKTLNKNNLRVNEETCNYLPSPLPPTNMFTTTYYPPSLSKYDFHPDSPCRTYMHS is encoded by the exons ATGGTAACGTCAGGTCTGGGGGCGTGGCCTCTCTCCCCCTGTGGCCTCGTGCTGATCGTCTtctcgtctgtgtgtctgtccgagGAGACGCACGTCAAACCTGCAGactgcagcagaaaggagcaTCCCGTCGTCTCGTACCAAG CGTTGAGGCCGTGGGTGTCCGAGTTCTCTCATCGAGGAGCGAAGGATTTCTCTCAGCTGGCCATCGACCTGAGCCGACGGCAGATCGTTGTGGGAGCGAG AAACTTTCTCTTCAGACTGAGTTTGAGCAACGCGTCGCTGATACAG GCGACAGAATGGTCGCCTGATGAAGAAACCAGGCGCTCGTGTCAGAGCAAAGGGAAGACTGAG GAGGAGTGTCAAAACTACATCCGGGTGTTGTTGATGAGTGGGACGACGCTGTTCACGTGCGGGACAAACGCTTTCACCCCGGTCTGCGTAACCAGACAG ATCGGAAACATGAGTCAGGTGTTGGACACCGTGAACGGCGTGGCTCGATGTCCCTACGACCCTCGCCATAACTCCACCGCCATGGTGACGGAGCGCGGCGAGCTGTACGCAGCCACGGTGATCGACTTCTCCGGACGCGACCCCGTCATTTACAGGAGCCTGGGGAACATGCCGCCACTGCGCACGGCTCAGTACAACTCCAAATGGCTCAACG AGCCTCATTTTGTGTCCGTCTACGAGATCGGTCGCTTCGCCTACTTCTTCCTGAGAGAGACCGCCGTGGAGAACGACTGCGGGAAGATGGTGGTGTCCCGCGTGGCCCGGGTCTGCAAGAACGACATGGGCGGACGCTTCCTGTTGGAGGACACCTGGACGACCTTCATGAAGGCTCGACTGAACTGCTCGCGCTCCGGAGAAATCCCGTTTTACTTCAACGAGCTGCAGAGCACGTTCTACCTCCCCGAGCAGGAGCTGATCTACGGGATCTTCACCACCAACGT GAACAGTATCTCAGCGTCTGCCATCTGTGCCTTCAACCTCAGCTCCATCACTCAGGCCTTTAACGGACCCTTTAGGTACCAGGAGAACCCTCGCACCGCCTGGCTCTCCACGCCGAACCCCATACCCAACTTCCAG TGTGGGACTTTAGAGGAGGGGGGCCCCGGGGGGAACCTGACCGAGCGGAGCCTCCAGGACGCACAGAGACTCTTCCTCATGAACGACGTGGTCCAGCCGCTCACCACCAACCCGCTGTTCACCCAGGACAACCTGCGCTTCTCCAAGCTGGTGGTGGACCTCGTGCAGGGCAGAGACAGACTCTACCACGTCATGTACATCGGAACAG AATACGGCACCATCATGAAGGCTCTCTCCACCACCAATAAGAGCCTTCACGGCTGCTACCTAGAGGAGCTGAGGATCCTCCCTGAAGGGAAAATCGCTCCAATCAAGAGCCTGAAAATCCTCCAGGGTGACAGATCTCTGTTTGTGGGGCTCGACGACAGGCTGGTGAAGATCCCGTTAGAGCGCTGCTCCAGTTATCCAACGGAAAG TCAGTGTTTGGAGGCTCGGGATCCGTACTGCGGCTGGGATCTGAAACAGAGACGCTGCACGAGGATCGAGGAGAGCTCCAACATGAACCAGTGGATCCAGAACATCACCGAGTGCCCG ATGAGGAACCTAACACAGGATGGCGGTTTTGGTCCCTGGGCGCCGTGGACCCCGTGCAACCACAATGACGGCGAGGGCTCCGTCAGCAGCTGTATGTGTCGGTCTCGCTCGTGTGACGGACCCGTGGCTCGGTGTGGGGGAGTGGAATGTAAGGGATCCACTATCCAGGTGGCCAACTGCTCCAG GAATGGCGGCTGGACTCCGTGGTCTTCATGGGGttcatgcagcagcagctgtggcaTCGGATTTGAAGTGAGGCAGCGTTCCTGCAACAACCCATCGCCTCGCCACGGCGGTCGGATCTGTGTCGGCCAGGGtcgagaggagag gctgTGTAATGATAAAAAGCCGTGTCCCCTGCCCGTGCTGTGGACAGCGTGGGGTCCCTGGGCTCACTGCAGTGCTGAGTGTGGTGGAGGGGTTCACTCCAGGACCAGAACCTGTGAGAACGGAAACACGTGTCCTGGATGTTCGATG GAGTATAAAGCCTGTAACCTGGAGGCCTGTCCCGAGGTGCGTCGTAACACCCCCTGGACGCCCTGGATACCTTTCAACGTCAGCCATGATGGCTCGCGGCAGGAGCAGAGGTTCAGGTACACGTGCCGGGCTCTGCTCCCCGACCCTCAGCAGCTCCAGCTCGGCAAGAAGAAGCTGGAGACCCGGTTCTGCCCCAATGACGGGTCAGGAGCCTGTCAGACCGACG CTCTGGTCGAAGGTTTGATGAAGACGAGCGGTCACACTCTGTCCCAGCCTCAGGGTGTGCGCTGGGGATTGTGGGAAACGTGGTCCACCTGTTCTCTGCCGTGCGCCCGAGGCTTCAGGACGAGGAAACGAAGCTGCTCGACGGCAGAGGGTCGGACCAACCCGAGCGCGTGTGTGGGATCACCTGTGGAGTATCAGGACTGCAACACTCAGCCGTGCCCAG tgAATGGAGCCTGGTCCTGCTGGTCTTCCTGGTCTCCATGCTCCTCCAGCTGTGGGGGAGGTCACTACCAGCGGACTCGGACTTGTAGTAACCCGCTGCCCGCCAGTGGAGGAGACATCTGTATCGGGCTGCACACCGAGGAGGcgctctgtaacacacacacatgtgaag GTTGGGGTGAATGGACAGGTTGGGGGGACTGTGACGATGAGGGTCTGCAGCATCGCACTCGTCACTGTGGAGACGAGCAGGAGGCGGAGCCTGGTCTGTGTCAGGGAAACATCACTCAGTCTCGTCCCTGTCAGCCTCACGAGGTGCCGG ttattttaccGGGACTGGAGAGCCAGAGCTGTGGAA cCTTCACTTTGTTCCAGCTGGTCGCCGTGGGTTTGGCCAGTTTCTTTGCAGCAGCGTTACTGTCGGCGCTCGGCTACTCGTACTGCCACCACCTGAACCGCCCGTCAGCGGAGTCGGCCGTCATCCACCCGAGCACCCCGAACCACCTGACCTACAACAAGCAGGGCAACGCCACGCCAAAGAACGAGAAGTACATCCCCATGGAGTTCAAG ACGCTCAACAAGAACAACCTCCGTGTGAATGAAGAGACGTGCAACTACCTCCCGTCCCCGCTGCCCCCCACCAACATGTTCACCACCACCTACTACCCGCCCAGCCTGAGCAAGTACGACTTCCACCCGGACTCCCCGTGCAGGACCTACATGCACAGCTGA